A single genomic interval of Metamycoplasma salivarium harbors:
- a CDS encoding 16S rRNA (uracil(1498)-N(3))-methyltransferase, translating into MYKFFINVKQNDCFILNEAQQRHLKVLRIKKENILINYQNEFYECEYIFPNKAKIIKKLDINHEINLNIIAAIPLIKKEHFEFALQKTTELGVNEIIPFVSEYTDKSNLNVMQNKSRLEKIILEASQQSFRNKIPKLLPLHTFNQILDYPYQKIIAYEKQDKSEKFDNLSFEKTLICIVGPEGGFNFNEIKKALEKNAKIVSLTKSILRSETALIYMLSKLNK; encoded by the coding sequence ATGTACAAATTTTTTATTAATGTTAAACAAAATGATTGTTTTATTTTAAATGAAGCGCAACAAAGACATTTAAAAGTTTTACGTATTAAAAAAGAAAATATCTTAATAAATTATCAAAATGAATTTTATGAATGTGAATATATTTTTCCTAATAAAGCAAAAATTATTAAAAAATTAGATATTAATCATGAAATTAATTTAAATATTATTGCTGCTATTCCTCTAATAAAAAAAGAACATTTTGAGTTTGCCTTGCAAAAAACAACTGAACTTGGTGTTAATGAAATTATTCCTTTTGTTTCCGAATATACTGACAAAAGCAATTTAAATGTTATGCAAAATAAATCTAGGTTAGAAAAAATTATTTTAGAAGCATCACAACAATCTTTTCGCAATAAAATACCTAAGCTATTACCATTGCATACTTTTAATCAAATTTTAGATTATCCTTACCAAAAAATTATTGCTTATGAAAAGCAAGATAAAAGCGAAAAATTTGACAATTTATCCTTTGAAAAAACTTTAATTTGTATTGTTGGTCCAGAAGGTGGATTTAATTTTAATGAAATTAAAAAAGCTTTAGAAAAAAATGCTAAAATAGTTTCATTGACCAAAAGCATATTAAGATCTGAAACCGCACTAATATATATGCTTTCCAAGTTAAATAAATAA
- a CDS encoding AAA domain-containing protein translates to MKQIFAANLSAIRKFDVKKLQSSKHFKLINNLLDIKSRGDNATLFRVSDINRDLKKVVGIKNLQEIFNNVKFKIPLKTSTNGNTKWIRTLRNVHDKYGFYLWAKQFDYFLTPRMLNNIENNETKWIETYKKEIIQDNENFLKQWKLSAKKVEEIYAETNIWPLFIGTYFLKFRKDDAYLYAPLVLKAVKITFSENDAFIENMDENIIINEKIKYLIEQHSDFKLPILVDGEDVTLSEALISLDKIDKRFMPRSDGHKICFEPFEELNKSDFQNTATIELMPGTCLITCNSGGTKLREAVINLIANDKIDKLIRIDDLKDYAKEAYEKALEKNNIARVTASDFSQEKAIIGTISNSAIIIGPPGTGKSQTIANILVNIAKENKKALFISQKKVALDVVLKRLGKYQNMLFQFSETAKVTQGEKEYFYKPIIEYFKQINEIQAPSNLKNYNSSFFTKPEINYLKTKTELGEFFVKDLDAYNDLKSKANPSKSAEILLKFYKLYNKFASKNEFLTFFNNYKKWPRKKIAIKTGYLKTKDTIWKLLSPKFLCKWHLTKKITKLYKKYLSKFDIEDLVQMSNFIRLNAFIEFDKKEKEYEKFLSTRKLSNTTPELLEAIYNNCAFYAKQRLDKYRQKGEYERQKLNQFFGRLERKINPPYIITSLFEDIIKEVYNIFVGTPEVLGNFVNFDKDKYDYVIFDEASQIYIEKAIPFISVANKVIVAGDNQQMQPSNWFSTRDESDDEYSEEEITSLLDWAIHNHLPKYVLEMNYRSNSSELVLFSSKEFYDSNLKGLDSFNVKEKTSIDVINVKGIWEDNRNKIECTKMISVCEKYLNKYESIILLAFNRKQQDYIREQIVLTSPKIFAALEDKVILRNIENIQGDEADLVIASVGYTSKTSLHATYIGSKKGRNALNVAITRAKDKMIVIKSISANEIDPKNDNLMTFKKWLAYIELNSDKKKKYASIVQDESTNTMLEKSHFVFELTNWLKDQQFAKNIDLELNYCIGSYTVDIALFDNKKKTFLLGLTIDDSTNADNVDNFISERIKNDFMSVKGYPIYRISKFRFSDEKQALVKFITALLTK, encoded by the coding sequence ATGAAACAGATCTTTGCTGCTAATTTGTCTGCAATTAGAAAATTTGATGTTAAAAAATTACAATCATCAAAGCATTTTAAATTAATTAACAACTTATTAGATATAAAATCACGTGGAGATAATGCCACACTTTTTAGAGTATCAGATATTAACAGAGATTTAAAAAAAGTTGTTGGAATTAAAAACCTACAAGAAATTTTTAATAATGTCAAATTTAAAATTCCTTTAAAAACTTCAACAAATGGTAATACAAAATGAATTAGAACATTAAGAAATGTCCATGACAAATATGGATTTTATTTATGAGCTAAACAATTTGATTATTTTTTAACTCCAAGAATGCTAAATAACATTGAAAATAATGAAACTAAATGAATTGAAACTTATAAGAAAGAAATTATTCAAGATAATGAAAATTTCTTAAAACAATGAAAATTAAGTGCTAAAAAAGTTGAAGAAATTTATGCAGAAACTAACATTTGACCTTTGTTTATTGGAACATATTTTTTAAAGTTTAGAAAAGATGATGCTTATTTATATGCACCTTTAGTTTTAAAAGCAGTTAAAATCACATTTTCAGAAAATGATGCTTTTATTGAAAACATGGACGAAAACATTATCATCAATGAGAAAATTAAATATTTAATTGAACAACACAGTGATTTTAAATTGCCTATTTTAGTTGATGGTGAAGATGTTACCTTATCTGAAGCTTTAATCTCGTTAGATAAGATTGACAAAAGATTTATGCCCCGCAGTGATGGTCATAAAATTTGCTTTGAACCTTTTGAAGAATTAAACAAAAGTGATTTTCAAAACACAGCAACTATTGAACTTATGCCTGGAACTTGTTTAATTACATGTAATTCCGGGGGTACAAAATTAAGAGAAGCTGTCATTAATTTAATTGCTAATGACAAAATTGATAAATTAATTCGAATTGATGATTTAAAAGATTATGCTAAAGAAGCATATGAGAAGGCACTAGAAAAAAATAATATTGCACGTGTTACAGCATCAGATTTTTCGCAAGAAAAAGCAATTATTGGAACAATATCAAATTCAGCAATCATTATAGGGCCTCCAGGGACTGGAAAATCTCAAACTATTGCTAATATCTTAGTAAACATTGCTAAAGAAAATAAAAAAGCATTATTTATTTCACAAAAAAAAGTAGCTTTAGATGTTGTTTTAAAAAGACTTGGTAAATATCAAAACATGCTATTTCAATTTTCAGAAACTGCTAAAGTTACTCAAGGTGAAAAAGAATATTTTTATAAACCTATTATTGAATATTTTAAACAAATTAATGAGATTCAAGCTCCTTCTAATTTAAAAAATTACAACTCAAGTTTCTTTACTAAACCTGAAATTAATTATTTAAAAACCAAAACGGAATTAGGTGAGTTTTTTGTTAAAGACTTAGATGCTTATAATGATTTAAAATCAAAAGCAAATCCATCTAAGAGTGCAGAAATATTATTAAAATTCTATAAACTTTACAACAAATTTGCATCTAAAAATGAATTTCTAACTTTCTTTAATAACTATAAAAAATGGCCTCGTAAGAAAATTGCCATTAAAACTGGTTATTTAAAAACAAAAGATACAATTTGGAAATTATTATCACCAAAATTTTTATGTAAATGACATTTAACTAAAAAAATTACTAAACTTTATAAAAAATATCTAAGCAAATTTGACATTGAAGATTTAGTTCAAATGTCTAACTTCATCAGGTTAAATGCTTTTATTGAATTTGATAAAAAAGAAAAAGAATATGAAAAATTCTTAAGCACAAGAAAATTAAGCAATACAACTCCTGAACTTTTAGAAGCAATTTACAATAATTGTGCTTTTTATGCAAAACAAAGACTTGATAAATACCGTCAAAAAGGTGAATATGAACGTCAAAAATTAAACCAATTTTTTGGCCGTTTAGAAAGAAAAATAAACCCTCCATATATTATCACTTCACTATTTGAAGACATTATCAAAGAAGTTTATAACATCTTTGTCGGAACTCCTGAAGTTTTAGGAAACTTTGTCAATTTTGACAAAGATAAATATGATTATGTAATTTTTGATGAAGCATCTCAAATTTATATTGAAAAAGCAATTCCTTTTATTTCTGTTGCAAACAAAGTTATTGTTGCTGGTGATAACCAACAAATGCAACCATCAAACTGGTTTTCAACTCGTGATGAAAGTGATGATGAATATAGTGAAGAAGAAATTACTTCATTATTAGATTGAGCAATTCATAATCATTTACCTAAATATGTCTTGGAAATGAACTACCGTTCAAATTCCTCAGAACTTGTTCTATTTTCAAGCAAAGAATTTTATGATTCTAATTTAAAGGGGCTTGACAGTTTTAATGTTAAAGAAAAAACAAGTATTGATGTAATCAATGTTAAAGGTATCTGAGAAGATAATCGTAACAAAATTGAATGTACTAAGATGATTAGTGTTTGCGAAAAATATTTAAACAAATATGAATCAATTATTTTACTTGCATTTAATAGAAAGCAACAAGATTATATTCGTGAACAAATTGTTTTAACGTCTCCTAAAATATTTGCAGCTTTAGAAGATAAAGTAATTTTAAGAAATATTGAAAATATCCAAGGTGATGAAGCTGATTTAGTTATAGCATCAGTAGGTTATACCTCAAAAACTTCACTTCATGCAACATATATAGGTTCTAAAAAAGGAAGAAATGCCTTAAATGTTGCAATTACAAGAGCAAAAGATAAAATGATTGTTATAAAATCAATTTCAGCTAATGAAATAGATCCTAAAAACGATAATTTAATGACATTTAAAAAATGATTAGCTTATATTGAATTAAATAGCGACAAAAAGAAAAAATATGCTTCAATTGTTCAAGATGAATCAACAAACACAATGTTAGAAAAATCTCATTTTGTGTTTGAACTTACAAATTGATTAAAAGATCAACAATTTGCAAAAAATATTGACTTAGAATTAAATTACTGCATTGGCTCTTACACTGTTGATATCGCTTTATTTGATAATAAGAAGAAAACATTTTTATTAGGTTTAACAATTGACGACTCAACAAATGCTGATAATGTCGATAATTTCATTTCAGAACGGATTAAAAACGATTTTATGTCTGTTAAAGGATATCCAATTTATCGGATCTCTAAATTTAGATTTAGTGATGAAAAACAAGCATTAGTTAAATTTATTACTGCTTTATTAACCAAATAA
- a CDS encoding Vmc-like lipoprotein signal peptide domain-containing protein, producing MLKRNKILLSTLGVFAAIAPIAIISSSCSERRIKKYLNSVELKEFEKEYHLVKPSNINDEDIIKNLPKLQDGYTAEVIKKEADDEKGH from the coding sequence ATGTTAAAAAGAAACAAAATTCTTTTGTCAACATTAGGTGTATTTGCCGCAATTGCACCAATTGCAATTATTTCAAGTAGTTGTAGTGAAAGAAGGATCAAAAAATACCTTAATAGTGTTGAATTAAAGGAATTTGAAAAAGAATATCATCTAGTGAAACCATCAAATATCAACGATGAAGATATTATTAAAAACCTGCCAAAATTACAAGATGGTTACACTGCGGAAGTTATTAAAAAAGAAGCAGACGATGAAAAAGGACATTAA
- a CDS encoding ATP-binding cassette domain-containing protein — MKENNIIFELKSIYKAIRKQQIIIDASFKIYEGSLHAFVGENGAGKSTVMNICVGNDLDYSGTLYFNNQNIDDIKNRKSFLFFNTDLKFPQYLNALEYVKNFVYAFNGNEISNDVIIEKFKEYEIDHRLKNNPNSFSSGEKKKLALLFSELANPKLLFLDEPEANLDPTSRLKLYQKLYEFKSSGMAVFVSTHLINEIKGYVDMATFITHGRIAWSGKIENHEQLASLYSKYILGNKEVK; from the coding sequence ATGAAGGAAAATAATATAATCTTTGAATTAAAAAGCATCTATAAGGCAATTAGAAAACAACAAATTATTATTGATGCATCTTTTAAAATTTATGAAGGTTCTTTACACGCATTTGTTGGAGAAAATGGTGCAGGTAAATCAACTGTTATGAATATATGTGTTGGCAATGATTTAGATTATTCTGGAACATTATATTTTAATAACCAAAATATTGATGACATAAAAAATCGTAAATCATTTTTATTTTTTAATACTGATTTAAAATTTCCACAATATCTAAATGCTTTAGAATATGTTAAAAACTTTGTTTATGCTTTTAATGGTAATGAGATTTCTAATGATGTCATCATAGAAAAATTCAAAGAATATGAAATTGACCATAGACTTAAAAATAATCCAAATTCTTTTTCTTCTGGAGAAAAGAAAAAACTTGCTTTATTATTTTCCGAACTTGCTAACCCAAAATTATTATTTTTAGATGAACCTGAAGCTAATTTAGATCCAACATCAAGACTGAAACTATATCAAAAGTTATATGAATTTAAATCTAGTGGAATGGCTGTGTTTGTTTCAACACATTTGATTAATGAAATTAAAGGATATGTTGATATGGCTACATTTATCACACACGGAAGAATTGCATGAAGTGGAAAAATTGAAAACCATGAACAATTAGCATCTTTATATTCTAAATATATATTAGGAAATAAGGAGGTTAAATAA
- the rpsI gene encoding 30S ribosomal protein S9 has protein sequence MTAKKQTKEIIRYYGLGRRKASVARVYIQPGNVEFKINEKDAKKYLNSDILIQDALSPFVVTNTANTFNIIANVNGGGLTGQAGAIRLGIARALLEASNNEYRNKLKDAGFLTRDARVKERKKYGLRKARRARQFSKR, from the coding sequence ATGACAGCTAAAAAACAAACAAAAGAAATCATTCGTTATTATGGTTTAGGTCGTCGTAAAGCATCAGTTGCTAGAGTTTATATTCAACCAGGTAATGTTGAATTTAAAATCAATGAAAAAGATGCTAAAAAATATTTAAACTCAGATATTTTAATTCAAGATGCATTATCACCATTTGTAGTAACTAATACTGCTAATACATTTAATATCATCGCTAATGTTAATGGTGGTGGGCTTACAGGACAAGCGGGAGCTATTAGATTAGGAATTGCTAGAGCTTTATTAGAAGCTTCAAACAATGAATATCGTAATAAATTAAAAGATGCTGGCTTTCTAACTCGTGATGCAAGAGTTAAAGAACGTAAGAAATATGGTCTTAGAAAAGCTAGACGTGCACGTCAATTCTCAAAACGTTAG
- the rplM gene encoding 50S ribosomal protein L13, whose translation MRQTTIVNNQTVDKKWYIVDAKNIPLGRLAASVASTLRGKNKPTFTPNCDMGDNVIVINAKEVLLTAKKDENKIYYHHSGYPGGLKKINAKDLREKHPEALVEKAVRGMLPHTKLGRKQFKNLYVYASSEHKQEAQKPIKLEVK comes from the coding sequence ATGCGTCAAACTACAATTGTTAATAATCAAACTGTAGACAAAAAATGATACATTGTTGATGCTAAAAATATTCCATTAGGAAGGCTAGCGGCATCTGTTGCTTCTACATTACGTGGAAAAAACAAACCTACATTCACTCCAAACTGTGATATGGGTGACAATGTAATTGTCATTAATGCTAAAGAAGTATTATTAACTGCTAAAAAAGATGAAAACAAAATTTATTACCACCACAGTGGTTACCCTGGTGGTCTTAAAAAAATTAATGCTAAAGATTTAAGAGAAAAACATCCTGAAGCATTAGTAGAAAAAGCAGTAAGAGGAATGTTGCCTCACACTAAATTAGGTCGTAAACAATTTAAAAACTTATATGTATATGCATCTTCAGAACACAAACAAGAAGCACAAAAACCAATTAAATTAGAGGTTAAATAA
- the ftsZ gene encoding cell division protein FtsZ, translated as MNNEHEIEEEKIYNPVANIKVIGVGGGGNNSVKTLLGTKLDGLEFIIANTDRQVLEQFDKNIVLQLGDKKGLGAGAKPEIGKNAALASADEIKSRLKGSDLVIITAGMGGGTGTGASPVIAKIAKECGALVVAIVTTPFDFEGPKRTKIALEGIDELIKNVDSYIIISNNKLLMQYGNVSYNDAFICANNVLKQTIRTLIDVIAVPGIINLDFADLETIIKKSGEAVVGIGAASGQDRATKAITSAISSPILESSIVGASDAIVYFVASKEVTLNEIQAALKAMRELVGRDINIIFGLTNTTSDESNKLGELYVSVIATGLKPDAPKDPEEIQKQISENLEKTEEIEFEDSHTKEFLVKSPYIPNDFSQNQTKNNMSDDLADIFNK; from the coding sequence ATGAATAATGAACATGAAATAGAAGAAGAAAAAATTTATAATCCAGTAGCTAACATCAAAGTTATTGGTGTTGGTGGTGGTGGTAATAATAGTGTTAAAACATTATTAGGTACCAAACTAGATGGATTAGAATTTATTATTGCTAATACAGACAGACAAGTCCTTGAACAATTTGACAAAAATATTGTTTTGCAACTTGGAGATAAAAAAGGTTTAGGTGCTGGTGCAAAACCAGAAATTGGTAAAAACGCTGCTTTAGCTAGTGCTGATGAAATTAAAAGTAGATTGAAGGGATCTGATTTAGTTATTATCACTGCTGGCATGGGTGGAGGTACCGGTACTGGAGCTTCTCCTGTAATTGCAAAAATTGCCAAAGAATGTGGTGCATTAGTTGTTGCTATTGTCACAACACCCTTTGATTTTGAAGGCCCTAAAAGAACCAAAATTGCTCTTGAAGGGATTGATGAATTAATTAAAAATGTTGATTCATATATCATTATTTCAAATAATAAGTTATTAATGCAATATGGTAATGTTTCATATAATGATGCATTTATCTGTGCAAACAATGTTTTAAAACAAACAATTAGAACATTAATTGATGTAATAGCAGTTCCTGGCATTATCAACTTAGATTTTGCCGATTTGGAAACTATTATTAAAAAAAGTGGTGAAGCTGTTGTTGGTATTGGCGCCGCATCTGGACAAGATAGAGCAACCAAAGCTATTACTAGTGCAATTTCATCTCCAATTTTAGAATCTTCGATTGTTGGAGCTAGTGATGCAATTGTTTATTTTGTAGCTTCTAAAGAAGTTACCTTAAATGAAATTCAAGCAGCTTTAAAAGCAATGCGTGAACTTGTTGGTAGAGATATTAATATCATTTTTGGCTTAACTAACACAACCTCTGATGAATCTAATAAATTAGGAGAATTATATGTTTCTGTAATTGCTACAGGACTTAAACCTGATGCTCCTAAAGATCCAGAAGAAATTCAAAAACAAATTTCTGAGAATTTAGAAAAAACAGAGGAGATAGAATTTGAGGATTCACATACTAAAGAATTTTTAGTTAAAAGTCCTTACATTCCAAATGACTTTTCGCAAAACCAAACGAAAAACAACATGAGTGATGATTTAGCGGATATATTTAACAAATAG
- a CDS encoding DegV family protein: MKFKIIVDSSSGLTCSQTEEYGWTLLPLQAEINGKTYEIGKNLTIHDFAKIWNENPKKCDAKTAACIPATIINMVEEYSKDYDKILIYTISKELSSQNSMLKTMFADNDKVYIIDSTKLSYLIVKDLLLFEEAMKNGQSFEEACKIFAEEGPRLLLIPEFNDALVKGGRLTKPAAAIARLFKIVPIIQFGHGALTKFGIGRVFRKTLVKQLIDMKNVYPKPIDEDTYLILPNAAQPKMQEIAKELKDSIDFKDAYAIDLSPDISIHTGVGAVCFTITNIPKSIKEKFFKFATKY, encoded by the coding sequence ATGAAATTTAAAATAATTGTCGACTCATCATCTGGATTAACATGTTCTCAAACCGAAGAATATGGCTGAACTTTATTACCTTTGCAAGCTGAAATTAATGGCAAAACTTATGAAATTGGCAAAAACTTAACAATTCATGATTTTGCAAAAATTTGAAATGAAAATCCCAAAAAATGTGATGCTAAAACAGCAGCTTGCATCCCTGCAACAATTATAAATATGGTCGAAGAGTATTCAAAAGATTATGACAAAATCTTAATTTATACTATTTCAAAAGAACTTTCTTCACAAAACTCAATGTTAAAAACTATGTTTGCAGATAATGACAAAGTTTATATCATTGATAGTACAAAATTGTCATATCTAATTGTTAAAGATTTACTTTTATTTGAAGAAGCCATGAAAAACGGTCAATCTTTTGAAGAAGCTTGCAAAATCTTTGCTGAAGAAGGGCCTAGACTTTTATTAATTCCTGAATTTAATGATGCTTTAGTTAAAGGTGGAAGGTTAACAAAACCCGCAGCTGCAATTGCAAGATTATTTAAAATTGTTCCAATTATTCAATTTGGTCATGGTGCATTAACAAAATTTGGAATTGGTAGAGTGTTTAGAAAAACATTAGTAAAACAATTAATTGATATGAAAAATGTTTATCCAAAGCCAATTGATGAAGATACTTATTTAATTTTACCTAATGCTGCACAACCTAAAATGCAAGAGATTGCAAAGGAATTAAAAGACTCAATTGATTTTAAAGATGCATATGCAATTGATTTATCACCTGATATTTCAATTCATACTGGTGTTGGTGCTGTTTGTTTTACCATCACAAACATTCCAAAATCGATTAAAGAGAAATTTTTTAAATTTGCAACAAAATACTAA
- the tyrS gene encoding tyrosine--tRNA ligase, producing the protein MKNNALIEEFKRRNILNNISNVDKFNNLDKNVKVYTGFDPSAISLHLGNYVQIVSLLRFKKFGINPIAVIGGITGMIGDPSFRVFERKYLDLKTVEQNKAHIKMQLEKYGIKVIDNLDFYKNWTIIDFLRNVGTIINVNYLLSKESIATRLEQGLSFTEFSYSLLQGWDFKTLYEKENVKIQMGGSDQWGNITTGLEMIRKTHGENHDAIAFVTNLLLDEKTGAKFGKSTGGGSLWLDPEMTSPYSIYQFLLNQSDTKVEELLNWLTFLDVNKIQDVIEKHNQDKTKRLAQKTLAYEVTKDIHSEKIATQCLKISDILFSKNSDILSLTNDDIKLLLGFLPSYVVKKDQTFIDFIKENKILNSNREIREFLVNGSFLLDNKIVNDENQVIEFQNFNKQYAILRKGKKEFIILKSKW; encoded by the coding sequence ATGAAAAATAATGCTTTAATTGAAGAGTTCAAAAGAAGAAATATTTTAAATAATATTTCTAATGTTGATAAATTTAATAATCTAGATAAAAATGTAAAAGTTTATACTGGTTTTGATCCTTCTGCTATTAGTTTGCATTTAGGTAATTATGTGCAAATTGTTAGTTTATTAAGATTTAAAAAGTTTGGAATTAACCCAATAGCAGTTATTGGTGGAATTACTGGAATGATTGGAGATCCTAGCTTTAGAGTATTTGAAAGAAAATATTTGGATTTGAAAACAGTTGAACAAAATAAAGCACATATTAAAATGCAACTTGAAAAATATGGTATTAAGGTTATTGATAATTTAGATTTTTATAAAAATTGAACAATCATTGATTTTTTGAGAAATGTTGGAACTATTATTAATGTAAATTATTTGCTTAGCAAAGAAAGTATTGCAACTAGATTAGAACAAGGACTTAGCTTTACTGAATTTAGTTATTCTTTATTGCAAGGTTGAGATTTTAAGACTTTATACGAAAAAGAAAATGTCAAAATTCAAATGGGTGGTTCTGATCAATGAGGAAATATTACCACTGGTCTTGAAATGATCAGAAAAACTCATGGTGAAAATCATGATGCAATTGCTTTTGTAACAAATTTATTGCTAGATGAAAAAACAGGTGCTAAATTTGGGAAAAGCACAGGCGGTGGAAGTTTGTGACTTGACCCTGAAATGACAAGCCCATATAGTATTTATCAATTTTTATTAAATCAAAGTGATACAAAAGTTGAAGAACTTTTAAATTGACTAACTTTTTTAGATGTTAATAAAATTCAAGATGTGATAGAAAAACATAACCAAGATAAAACCAAAAGACTTGCACAAAAAACTTTAGCATATGAAGTTACAAAAGATATTCACTCAGAAAAAATTGCTACTCAATGTTTAAAAATAAGTGACATTTTATTTTCAAAAAATAGCGACATTTTAAGTTTGACAAATGATGATATTAAATTACTTTTGGGATTTTTACCTTCTTATGTAGTTAAAAAAGATCAAACATTTATTGATTTTATTAAAGAAAACAAGATTTTGAATTCCAATCGTGAAATTAGAGAATTTTTAGTAAATGGTTCATTTTTATTAGACAACAAAATAGTAAACGATGAAAATCAAGTTATTGAATTTCAAAATTTTAATAAGCAATATGCAATTTTAAGAAAGGGCAAAAAAGAATTTATTATTCTTAAGAGCAAATGATAA